Proteins encoded in a region of the Thermocaproicibacter melissae genome:
- the ytfJ gene encoding GerW family sporulation protein, with protein sequence MSEHPIEGMMDTTLEKIKQMVDVNSVIGDPITAPDGTVIIPVSKVNYGFASGGSDLPVKTSEKQFFGGGTGAGVTITPVAFLVVSNGDIRLMRVELGSTPVDRIIDQAPELINRISSMVGKKKKDNTTASDGTENSPVQE encoded by the coding sequence ATGTCGGAACATCCCATTGAGGGAATGATGGACACAACCCTTGAAAAAATCAAGCAGATGGTGGATGTCAATTCGGTAATCGGCGACCCGATTACCGCGCCCGACGGAACGGTAATTATCCCGGTTTCCAAAGTCAACTACGGTTTTGCTTCCGGCGGTTCCGACCTTCCGGTGAAAACATCGGAGAAGCAGTTCTTCGGCGGCGGCACTGGCGCAGGTGTCACCATTACGCCCGTTGCGTTTCTTGTCGTTTCCAATGGAGATATCCGTCTGATGCGTGTTGAACTCGGCTCTACTCCGGTTGACCGCATCATAGACCAGGCTCCCGAACTCATCAACCGCATCAGCAGTATGGTCGGGAAGAAAAAGAAAGACAACACCACCGCTTCTGACGGAACTGAGAACAGTCCTGTTCAAGAATAA
- a CDS encoding D-alanyl-D-alanine carboxypeptidase family protein, with product MKWKGVLCFVVLAAMALWPVKTSADTVPSVSAKAAIVVSADDGRVVYAKNEHDRLPIASTTKIMTSLLTLEAAEVNNRVITVTPEMIRVEGSSMGLRAGDKLTLYDLAVGMLMVSGNDAANTAALSIGGTIENFAAMMNAKAASLGMKDTHYVTPSGLDDKEHYSSAYDLALLTRAALQNTQFANIVRQKSIQVHFLNPNMTHSYGNHNKLLSFYQYCTGVKTGFTKKSGRCLVSSAEKDGVRLIAVTLNDPNDWEDHEKLLDYGFSCLVSRSVNDSSTSISLPIVGGVQETVQVIGTAGENVVIGANDQLKRTVELPQFVYAPAKKGQVLGRVCYTCGGKIVAQTELVAAEDVPQAPKQKMWFQILWEAILDLFSGG from the coding sequence ATGAAATGGAAAGGCGTTCTCTGTTTTGTTGTGCTTGCCGCAATGGCACTTTGGCCCGTAAAGACTTCCGCAGACACGGTGCCGTCTGTGTCGGCAAAAGCGGCAATCGTTGTCAGTGCTGATGACGGACGCGTGGTTTACGCAAAAAATGAACATGACCGGCTGCCGATCGCGAGCACAACGAAGATTATGACTTCTCTGCTTACACTGGAGGCTGCCGAAGTCAATAACCGTGTGATTACCGTAACGCCGGAAATGATCCGTGTGGAGGGCTCATCCATGGGGCTTCGTGCGGGCGACAAGCTGACTCTGTATGATCTTGCGGTTGGTATGCTGATGGTTTCGGGTAATGACGCGGCCAATACGGCCGCGCTTTCCATCGGCGGGACTATTGAAAATTTTGCGGCCATGATGAATGCAAAGGCTGCCTCGCTGGGCATGAAAGATACCCATTATGTTACCCCGTCCGGTCTGGATGATAAAGAACATTATTCGAGCGCATACGACTTGGCCCTCTTGACCCGTGCCGCACTGCAAAATACTCAGTTTGCCAACATCGTGCGGCAGAAATCCATACAGGTACATTTCCTCAACCCGAATATGACCCATTCCTACGGCAATCACAATAAACTCCTCAGCTTTTACCAGTACTGCACCGGAGTTAAAACAGGTTTTACCAAGAAGTCCGGCCGGTGCCTTGTTTCGTCTGCGGAGAAAGATGGGGTTCGGTTGATTGCCGTTACGCTGAACGACCCGAATGACTGGGAAGACCATGAGAAGCTTTTGGATTACGGTTTTTCTTGCCTTGTTTCCCGCTCCGTCAATGATTCCTCAACCAGTATCTCTCTGCCGATTGTGGGCGGAGTTCAGGAAACGGTTCAGGTTATCGGAACAGCCGGCGAGAACGTTGTCATAGGGGCCAATGACCAGCTCAAGCGCACGGTGGAGCTTCCGCAGTTCGTTTATGCACCCGCCAAAAAGGGGCAGGTGCTTGGAAGAGTGTGCTATACCTGCGGGGGAAAGATCGTCGCGCAGACAGAACTCGTCGCTGCGGAAGATGTCCCGCAGGCACCAAAACAGAAGATGTGGTTCCAAATCCTCTGGGAGGCGATTTTGGACCTTTTCTCCGGCGGATGA
- a CDS encoding pseudouridine synthase, protein MSEPIRLQKLLSECGVASRRAAEKLIEAGRVQVNGQTAKVGDKADAEKDRVTLDGKPIRRRAEPICIMLHKPRGYITTMHDEKNRKCVAELVKDLPMRVYPVGRLDRESEGLLLMTNDGEFANAMMHPSHHVPKTYRVTVKPGITEEQLNRMAEGIVIDGRKTAPAEVRVLEEEKDRAVLQIVLHEGRNREIRKMCEALNLETARLKRIAFGPIRLGMLPPGKWRELTGEEVAALRALAGLKAPAEGGGKRSGGKFRRNGQAKSRR, encoded by the coding sequence ATGTCCGAACCAATCAGACTGCAGAAACTGCTTTCCGAATGCGGCGTGGCTTCGCGCCGCGCTGCCGAAAAGCTGATTGAAGCGGGAAGAGTTCAGGTGAACGGCCAGACCGCAAAGGTCGGCGACAAAGCCGACGCGGAAAAGGATCGTGTCACACTGGACGGCAAGCCGATCCGTCGCCGCGCGGAGCCGATTTGCATTATGCTTCATAAACCTCGCGGATACATCACAACTATGCACGATGAAAAGAACCGCAAATGCGTTGCGGAGCTTGTGAAGGACCTTCCGATGCGGGTTTACCCAGTCGGCAGACTGGATCGCGAGTCCGAAGGCCTTCTTCTTATGACAAATGACGGCGAATTTGCCAACGCCATGATGCACCCGTCTCACCATGTACCGAAAACGTACCGTGTAACTGTCAAACCGGGCATCACGGAAGAACAGCTAAACCGCATGGCTGAAGGAATTGTGATTGACGGAAGAAAGACTGCCCCGGCGGAAGTCCGCGTTTTAGAGGAAGAGAAGGACCGCGCTGTGCTTCAGATTGTGCTGCATGAGGGCAGAAACCGTGAAATTCGCAAAATGTGTGAAGCACTGAATCTGGAAACCGCCCGCCTGAAACGAATCGCCTTCGGCCCGATTCGCCTTGGAATGCTCCCCCCCGGAAAGTGGAGAGAGTTGACCGGCGAAGAGGTTGCCGCACTTCGTGCATTAGCGGGTTTGAAAGCTCCTGCGGAAGGCGGAGGAAAACGCTCTGGTGGCAAATTTCGTCGAAATGGACAAGCTAAAAGTCGGCGATAA
- a CDS encoding acyl-CoA carboxylase subunit beta codes for MNQSGSKEQMSQMRESVKNTVGWQRISALLDEGSFQEIDAYAKSGEGPAEAVAGYGTVEGRPVCVFSQNGSIAGGAMSKAQASKIKKTFRLALKIGCPVVGIYDSIGARLKEGADMLAACGEILLDVNNLSGVVPQISLVLGPCVGTEAMVAAGADVVVMSPKGELTVSTSGEDGSPATAEKQGVCHIAAESEEEAIGTVRRLLSMLPSNNLAASPLEEELAPGANESDTGLCGAVKSVCDGGSFLELSPHFGAGAVTGFARIGGTATGFIGLSGVLDADSCTKAARFLRFCDSFSVPVVTFVDAEKFSELKDASKLSSAYSEATTAKITVITGSACGPVYIATAGRGANADYTFAWPDAVISAVAPETAVALLWHDRLKGSDDPVNDRKKLIDEYRRTKADAFSAAADGMIEDIVEPENTRDKLIACLDMLASKRVSTLPKKHADIQL; via the coding sequence ATGAATCAATCCGGCTCAAAGGAACAGATGAGTCAAATGCGCGAAAGCGTCAAAAATACGGTCGGCTGGCAGAGAATCAGCGCGCTGCTGGATGAAGGGTCGTTTCAGGAAATCGACGCTTATGCGAAATCCGGCGAAGGCCCTGCCGAGGCGGTTGCCGGCTACGGCACCGTGGAAGGAAGACCTGTGTGCGTGTTCTCACAGAACGGCAGCATTGCAGGTGGGGCCATGTCAAAAGCTCAGGCTTCCAAAATCAAGAAAACTTTCCGCCTTGCTTTGAAAATAGGCTGCCCGGTTGTGGGAATCTACGATTCCATCGGGGCGCGCCTGAAGGAAGGAGCGGACATGCTTGCCGCCTGCGGCGAGATTCTGCTCGACGTGAATAACCTTTCCGGCGTTGTGCCGCAGATTTCCCTAGTGCTCGGCCCATGTGTGGGTACGGAAGCCATGGTGGCTGCCGGAGCCGACGTCGTTGTAATGTCTCCAAAGGGAGAACTGACGGTTTCCACCAGCGGGGAAGACGGTTCTCCGGCGACGGCGGAAAAGCAGGGAGTCTGCCACATTGCAGCGGAAAGTGAAGAAGAAGCGATTGGCACAGTGCGCCGGCTTCTTTCGATGCTTCCTTCCAACAACCTCGCGGCGTCGCCGCTTGAGGAGGAGCTTGCGCCCGGGGCAAACGAAAGCGACACCGGACTTTGCGGCGCGGTAAAATCCGTTTGTGACGGCGGCAGTTTCTTGGAACTCAGCCCGCACTTCGGCGCCGGAGCTGTTACCGGGTTTGCCCGCATCGGCGGAACGGCAACAGGCTTTATTGGTCTGAGCGGTGTGCTGGACGCGGATTCCTGTACGAAGGCCGCACGGTTCCTGCGCTTCTGCGATTCTTTCTCGGTTCCCGTGGTTACGTTTGTAGACGCGGAGAAATTCTCGGAGCTCAAAGATGCCAGCAAGCTTTCCAGCGCCTATTCCGAAGCTACAACAGCGAAAATCACCGTAATTACAGGTTCCGCATGTGGGCCTGTTTATATTGCGACCGCTGGACGCGGCGCAAATGCTGATTATACATTCGCTTGGCCTGACGCGGTGATTTCTGCGGTTGCTCCCGAAACTGCTGTGGCGCTTCTGTGGCATGACCGTTTGAAGGGTTCCGATGACCCTGTCAACGACCGCAAAAAGCTGATTGACGAGTATCGCAGAACGAAGGCAGACGCGTTTTCCGCCGCTGCCGACGGTATGATTGAGGATATTGTAGAACCCGAAAATACAAGAGATAAGCTGATTGCGTGCTTGGACATGCTAGCAAGCAAGCGCGTTTCCACTCTTCCGAAAAAACACGCAGACATTCAGCTGTAA
- a CDS encoding biotin/lipoyl-containing protein, whose translation MRNLRVTVNGTVYDVQVEEVGSTAVPAAPAAASAPAPAAQEKPAAAAAPAPAAPAAPKKVEMGSETIESPMPGTIVGVNVTEGQSVKKGDTLVVLEAMKMENEIMAPHDAEVAAVLVSKGDSVQSGTPLVSLR comes from the coding sequence ATGAGAAATCTGAGAGTTACGGTCAACGGAACCGTTTATGATGTTCAGGTCGAAGAAGTAGGCTCAACTGCTGTACCGGCAGCACCCGCCGCAGCATCAGCACCGGCTCCGGCCGCACAGGAAAAACCGGCTGCTGCAGCCGCTCCTGCACCCGCCGCACCGGCAGCGCCAAAGAAGGTTGAGATGGGTTCCGAAACCATCGAAAGCCCGATGCCGGGAACCATCGTTGGGGTAAACGTTACGGAAGGCCAGAGTGTTAAGAAGGGCGATACCCTTGTTGTTCTGGAAGCCATGAAGATGGAAAACGAGATTATGGCGCCGCATGACGCAGAAGTTGCCGCAGTCCTTGTCTCGAAGGGTGATAGCGTGCAGTCCGGAACTCCGCTTGTCTCACTTCGGTAA
- a CDS encoding oxaloacetate decarboxylase subunit alpha: protein MAKKIGITEVALRDAHQSLLATRMPLSDMLPILDKMDRVGYHSIECWGGATFDACLRFLKEDPWERLRVIRKNCPNTKLQMLFRGQNILGYRHYSDDVVEYFVQKSVANGIDIIRIFDALNDIKNLKVAINAAKKEKAHVQVAISYTTGPVFTTEYYVNYAKQIEEAGADSICLKDMAALLTPYRAYELVKAIKEAVSIPLQLHTHSTSGLASMCQLKAVEAGVDWLDTAISPLALGTSHAPTESMVAALRDTPYDTGLDLVLLNEIREYFMTLRDKYIKSGLLDPKMLATNTKALVYQVPGGMLSNLLSQLKQAGQEDKMEAVLQEVPRVRKDAGYPPLVTPTSQIVGTQAVLNVITGERYKMCTNEFKDLVAGKYGTTPVPISDDFAKKIIGDAERITCRPADLLKPELESLRKECAEWIEQEEDVLSYAQFPKVAVDFFKERAAKKYGVDGKHADAANAIHPV from the coding sequence ATGGCAAAGAAAATCGGCATTACCGAAGTCGCTCTGCGTGACGCGCACCAGTCCCTTCTCGCAACGCGAATGCCCCTTTCCGACATGCTTCCGATTCTGGATAAGATGGACCGTGTCGGCTACCATTCGATTGAATGCTGGGGCGGCGCAACCTTTGATGCCTGCCTTCGCTTTCTAAAAGAAGACCCATGGGAGCGTCTGCGCGTCATCCGCAAAAACTGCCCGAACACGAAGCTTCAGATGCTGTTCCGCGGCCAGAATATCCTCGGCTATCGCCATTACTCCGACGATGTTGTGGAGTATTTCGTTCAGAAATCGGTTGCAAACGGAATTGACATCATCAGGATCTTCGACGCATTGAACGACATCAAGAACCTGAAGGTGGCAATCAACGCGGCAAAAAAAGAAAAAGCCCATGTTCAGGTCGCGATTTCCTACACAACAGGCCCTGTTTTTACCACAGAATATTATGTGAATTACGCAAAGCAGATTGAAGAGGCGGGAGCCGACTCCATCTGCCTCAAAGATATGGCGGCGCTTTTGACGCCGTACCGCGCGTATGAACTCGTCAAGGCAATCAAAGAAGCCGTCAGTATTCCGCTTCAGCTTCATACGCATTCCACTTCGGGCCTTGCTTCCATGTGCCAGCTGAAAGCGGTGGAAGCGGGGGTTGATTGGCTCGATACAGCCATTTCGCCGCTGGCGCTCGGTACATCCCATGCCCCGACGGAATCTATGGTTGCCGCCCTCCGCGATACACCCTACGATACCGGCCTTGACTTAGTTCTGCTCAATGAAATCCGCGAGTATTTCATGACACTGCGCGACAAATACATCAAGAGCGGCCTCCTTGACCCAAAAATGCTCGCCACCAACACAAAAGCCCTTGTGTACCAGGTGCCGGGCGGCATGCTTTCCAACCTTCTGTCCCAGTTGAAGCAGGCGGGACAGGAAGACAAGATGGAAGCAGTGCTTCAGGAAGTTCCGCGCGTCCGCAAAGACGCCGGATATCCGCCGCTCGTTACGCCGACTTCCCAGATTGTCGGCACACAGGCCGTACTTAACGTCATCACCGGTGAACGCTACAAAATGTGCACCAACGAGTTCAAAGACTTGGTCGCAGGAAAATACGGCACCACGCCGGTTCCGATCAGCGACGATTTCGCCAAGAAGATTATTGGCGATGCGGAGCGCATTACCTGCAGACCGGCTGACCTCTTGAAACCGGAACTTGAATCTCTGCGCAAAGAATGTGCGGAATGGATTGAGCAGGAGGAAGATGTCCTGTCATACGCCCAGTTCCCGAAAGTCGCGGTGGACTTCTTCAAAGAGCGCGCCGCAAAAAAGTATGGCGTTGACGGCAAACATGCCGATGCGGCCAATGCGATTCACCCGGTTTGA
- the rplS gene encoding 50S ribosomal protein L19 has translation MDALKTIAQDCAKKELPSFSIGDTVRVDVNIREGDHERIQAFEGTVIARKGSGIAETFTVRRVSYGVGVERVFPIHSPNVKNVKVIRRGNVRRAKLYYLRNRVGKAAKVKEQIQ, from the coding sequence ATGGACGCACTCAAAACAATCGCGCAGGATTGCGCAAAAAAAGAACTGCCCTCTTTTTCCATCGGTGACACCGTTCGTGTCGATGTAAACATCCGTGAGGGTGACCATGAAAGAATTCAGGCTTTTGAAGGCACTGTAATTGCACGCAAAGGCAGCGGCATTGCGGAAACATTTACCGTCAGACGCGTTTCCTACGGCGTTGGCGTAGAAAGAGTTTTCCCGATTCATTCTCCCAATGTGAAGAATGTAAAGGTTATTCGCCGCGGTAATGTTCGCAGAGCAAAGCTTTATTACCTCCGCAACAGAGTCGGCAAAGCTGCAAAGGTCAAAGAGCAGATTCAGTAA
- the lepB gene encoding signal peptidase I: MVRPESAGRDEISKTDGFVEGCYEWTEAVISALIAVMVLFVFCFRVNVVVDGPSMQPNFYDGYRVFVNCIDRNFSRGDVVVIDAEGTNLNPKARIIKRVVATSGEKVDIDPDSGYVLINDKPLDESGYIQNGITQKDGTTQFPTTVPPGCVFVLGDNRTVSEDSRFREVGMIDEKYIIGKVESILSPFKGFQLQ, encoded by the coding sequence GTGGTACGTCCGGAATCGGCAGGGAGAGACGAAATAAGTAAAACTGACGGTTTTGTCGAGGGATGCTACGAATGGACGGAGGCAGTCATCAGTGCGCTGATTGCTGTGATGGTTCTGTTTGTGTTTTGTTTCCGTGTCAATGTGGTTGTCGACGGTCCCTCCATGCAGCCGAATTTTTACGACGGATACCGTGTGTTCGTCAATTGCATCGATCGGAATTTTTCACGCGGTGATGTAGTCGTTATTGATGCAGAAGGAACAAACCTGAACCCGAAGGCAAGAATCATCAAGCGTGTCGTTGCAACATCGGGCGAAAAAGTTGATATTGATCCCGATTCCGGCTATGTTCTGATAAACGATAAACCGCTCGACGAATCCGGTTATATTCAAAACGGCATTACCCAAAAAGACGGAACAACGCAATTTCCGACGACCGTTCCGCCGGGCTGTGTTTTCGTTCTGGGTGATAACCGCACTGTGTCGGAAGACAGCCGCTTCCGCGAAGTGGGCATGATTGATGAAAAATATATTATCGGAAAAGTTGAGTCTATTCTCAGCCCGTTTAAGGGGTTTCAGCTGCAATGA
- the ylqF gene encoding ribosome biogenesis GTPase YlqF gives MKKADLKMTGNTPSENSQTIQWFPGHMAKTEKQIAKDMKLVDAVVEIIDARIPYSSRNPVLSRLIGAKPRVVVMNKADLADPNETVKWLAYFQQQGFGALAVDSKSGKNVNQLLPQVEHVLKDKIAQWREKGMAGRKIRIMIVGIPNVGKSSLINRLARGSKAAVENRPGVTRSNQWFPVGKNIELLDTPGVLWPKFDDPQVGEHLAFTGAVKDDVLDTELLACRLLETLCEISPAILEKRYRIAAEETEGLNGAALLELVGKKRGMLAGGGMVDTERAARMLLEEFRSAKIGRITLEQAGM, from the coding sequence ATGAAAAAAGCGGATTTGAAAATGACAGGAAATACACCAAGTGAAAATTCTCAAACCATCCAGTGGTTTCCGGGCCATATGGCCAAAACAGAAAAACAGATTGCAAAAGATATGAAGCTTGTGGATGCCGTGGTCGAAATCATTGATGCCCGCATCCCTTATAGCAGCCGCAATCCGGTTCTCAGCAGGCTCATCGGCGCGAAACCGCGTGTGGTTGTTATGAATAAAGCGGATTTAGCGGACCCGAATGAAACCGTTAAGTGGCTTGCTTATTTTCAGCAGCAGGGCTTCGGAGCGCTCGCGGTAGACAGCAAAAGCGGAAAAAATGTCAATCAGCTTCTGCCGCAGGTTGAGCATGTCCTAAAAGATAAAATCGCTCAGTGGCGAGAAAAAGGAATGGCAGGGCGGAAAATCCGCATTATGATTGTGGGAATTCCGAATGTTGGTAAGAGTTCGCTCATTAACCGCCTTGCCCGCGGCAGCAAAGCGGCTGTCGAGAACCGTCCGGGCGTAACACGTTCAAACCAGTGGTTCCCTGTTGGGAAGAACATTGAGCTGCTCGATACCCCGGGCGTCCTTTGGCCGAAGTTCGACGACCCGCAGGTCGGCGAACACCTTGCGTTTACCGGCGCCGTAAAAGACGATGTACTGGATACGGAACTTTTGGCCTGTCGTCTTCTGGAAACATTGTGCGAGATTTCTCCGGCAATTTTAGAAAAGCGCTACCGCATCGCAGCAGAGGAGACCGAGGGCCTGAACGGTGCGGCACTCCTTGAGCTTGTGGGGAAGAAGCGAGGAATGCTTGCCGGCGGAGGAATGGTCGACACCGAACGCGCGGCACGTATGCTGCTGGAGGAATTCCGCAGTGCTAAAATCGGCAGAATTACCTTGGAACAGGCGGGAATGTAA
- a CDS encoding ribonuclease HII — MDWYLYEKAAREEGFQAVCGIDEAGRGPLAGPVFAAAVILPDNCIIEGINDSKKLTPKKREKLFDEICANAVSYGIGFATEGEIDSINILQATFLAMKRAVDAMTIKPDLALVDGNRMPDLGVETRTIIKGDALCASIAAASILAKVSRDRLLCQIDEIYPEYGFAQHKGYGTAYHLEMLKKCGPCPVHRKTFLKKILGSAANG, encoded by the coding sequence ATGGACTGGTATTTGTACGAGAAAGCAGCGCGTGAAGAAGGCTTTCAGGCAGTCTGTGGTATCGACGAAGCGGGCAGAGGTCCTTTGGCGGGTCCAGTGTTTGCCGCCGCGGTGATTCTGCCTGATAATTGCATCATCGAAGGCATCAACGATTCCAAGAAGCTCACTCCCAAGAAGAGGGAAAAGCTGTTTGATGAAATCTGTGCGAATGCTGTCTCCTACGGAATCGGCTTCGCTACGGAAGGAGAAATCGACAGCATCAACATCCTGCAAGCGACTTTCCTTGCGATGAAGCGCGCAGTCGATGCAATGACAATAAAACCTGACCTTGCGCTTGTGGACGGAAACCGCATGCCAGACCTTGGCGTGGAAACGCGTACCATTATTAAAGGGGATGCACTTTGCGCAAGCATCGCGGCCGCGTCAATCCTTGCTAAGGTAAGCAGGGACAGGCTTCTGTGTCAAATCGATGAAATTTACCCGGAATACGGTTTTGCGCAGCATAAGGGCTACGGAACCGCGTATCATTTAGAGATGCTGAAAAAATGCGGCCCTTGCCCAGTCCATCGCAAGACATTTCTAAAGAAAATCCTTGGGAGTGCGGCAAATGGATAA
- a CDS encoding YraN family protein encodes MDNSSGTAGEDFAADYLRSHGCEILRRNFHSRFGEIDIIARDGEYLAFVEVKTREESSMVGPLEAVTAAKQRKIIRTALSYLQKYPQNLQPRFDIAAVSTKHGIPISVYYLKNAFSGTGFI; translated from the coding sequence ATGGATAATTCCTCCGGAACCGCCGGAGAAGACTTCGCAGCGGATTACCTTCGCAGCCACGGCTGTGAAATCCTCCGGCGCAACTTTCATTCCAGATTCGGTGAAATTGATATCATAGCGCGCGATGGGGAATACCTTGCTTTTGTGGAGGTAAAAACGCGGGAAGAATCCTCCATGGTTGGTCCGCTGGAAGCTGTAACCGCGGCAAAACAGCGCAAAATCATCCGCACGGCACTCAGTTACCTGCAAAAATACCCGCAGAATCTTCAGCCGCGGTTCGATATTGCTGCCGTTTCAACCAAACACGGCATACCTATATCTGTCTACTATCTGAAAAATGCTTTTTCCGGAACCGGGTTTATTTGA
- the thrC gene encoding threonine synthase, giving the protein MKYQSTRDSRVSVSAAQTIAQGICSNGGLFVPEDFPRISEAELSGLVKMDYRARAALIMRKYLTDFTSEEIAECTSRAYDSRKFSGGVPAPVSVLKSGISFLELWHGPTCAFKDMALQILPHFLTRSLKKIRADKDALILVATSGDTGKAALEGFRDVEGTKILVFYPQDGVSAMQERQMRTQEGSNVSVVAVQGNFDDAQTGVKRIFTDEDVQKQLAANGMMFSSANSINWGRLLPQIVYYFSAYCDLVTSGTIPLGQEIDFCVPTGNFGDILAGYYAKKMGLPVHRLICASNANNVLTEFLTTGVYDRNRKFYTTISPSMDILVSSNLERLLYDVTDRDDAKISGWMKQLSETGRYEVDSATLAKIKEVFAAGFCDDSETKEEIKRVYEADHYLCDPHTAVAARVAREYREKNGSSVPIVVVSTASPYKFAPDVLSAVSPESDAAGDVFRAVEMLSERTGTEVPKSIAALRTKPLRFSEVCSKDGMRDAVLRIAGKRS; this is encoded by the coding sequence TTGAAGTATCAGTCAACACGGGACAGCCGAGTCTCCGTTTCTGCAGCTCAGACAATCGCACAGGGCATCTGCAGCAACGGCGGCCTGTTTGTTCCGGAAGATTTCCCTCGGATTTCCGAGGCGGAGCTTTCGGGTTTGGTGAAGATGGATTACCGTGCCCGGGCTGCTCTGATTATGAGAAAATATCTTACTGATTTCACCTCGGAGGAGATTGCAGAATGTACCTCCCGCGCATACGATAGCCGGAAATTCTCAGGCGGAGTCCCCGCGCCGGTCTCTGTTCTGAAGTCGGGAATTTCGTTTCTTGAACTTTGGCACGGCCCGACTTGCGCATTTAAGGATATGGCGCTGCAAATTCTCCCTCATTTTTTGACCCGTTCTTTGAAAAAAATTCGTGCTGACAAAGATGCTTTAATTCTTGTTGCAACCTCCGGCGATACAGGCAAGGCGGCTCTGGAAGGCTTCCGCGATGTGGAAGGCACAAAAATACTTGTCTTTTACCCGCAGGACGGCGTCAGCGCCATGCAGGAGAGGCAGATGCGCACGCAGGAGGGCTCCAATGTTTCCGTCGTTGCCGTTCAGGGTAATTTTGACGACGCACAGACCGGCGTAAAGAGAATTTTCACTGACGAAGACGTGCAGAAGCAGCTTGCCGCCAACGGCATGATGTTCTCGAGCGCGAATTCCATCAACTGGGGAAGGCTTTTGCCGCAAATCGTGTATTATTTTTCAGCGTATTGCGACCTTGTGACGTCCGGAACCATTCCGCTTGGGCAGGAAATTGATTTCTGCGTTCCAACCGGCAACTTCGGCGATATTCTCGCCGGTTACTATGCAAAGAAGATGGGCCTTCCGGTTCATCGCCTGATTTGCGCATCCAATGCCAACAACGTCCTGACGGAGTTCCTGACGACGGGCGTTTATGATAGGAACCGCAAATTCTACACAACCATCTCACCGTCCATGGATATCCTCGTTTCAAGCAATCTCGAACGCCTGCTTTACGACGTTACAGACCGTGACGACGCGAAGATTTCCGGCTGGATGAAACAGCTTTCGGAAACAGGCCGCTACGAGGTCGACAGCGCAACCCTCGCAAAAATTAAGGAGGTTTTTGCTGCCGGATTCTGTGATGACAGCGAAACGAAAGAAGAAATCAAGCGCGTTTACGAAGCAGACCATTACCTCTGCGATCCACATACTGCCGTTGCCGCGCGTGTTGCCCGCGAATACCGGGAAAAGAACGGCAGTTCTGTGCCCATTGTGGTCGTTTCCACGGCAAGCCCCTACAAGTTCGCACCGGATGTTCTCAGCGCTGTTTCTCCGGAATCCGATGCGGCGGGCGATGTTTTCCGCGCGGTTGAGATGCTTTCCGAACGGACGGGAACCGAGGTTCCGAAATCCATTGCCGCACTTCGGACAAAGCCGCTGCGCTTTTCTGAAGTTTGCTCCAAAGACGGCATGCGGGATGCCGTGCTGCGGATTGCTGGGAAAAGGTCGTAA
- a CDS encoding metallophosphoesterase: MSLFAIADLHLSLGSDKPMDVFEGWEDYVSRLEKNWRNVVGAEDTVVVAGDISWAMKLEEATEDFRFLNSLPGRKLVLKGNHDYWWSTRRKIEAFLEQNGFFSISIVHNSAEAVGSLAVCGTRGWLYDAESAEDKKIVNREVGRLNASIDAAEKTGKKPVVFLHYPPAYGGMECREIMDTLVKRGITDCYYGHIHGSTAAKRSPMGEYKGVRMHLISCDYLGFMPLRVNE; the protein is encoded by the coding sequence ATGTCCCTTTTTGCAATTGCGGATCTTCATCTTTCCCTTGGCTCCGACAAACCCATGGATGTCTTCGAGGGATGGGAAGACTATGTTTCCCGGTTAGAAAAGAATTGGCGTAATGTCGTCGGAGCTGAAGATACAGTTGTCGTTGCCGGCGATATTTCTTGGGCGATGAAGCTCGAAGAAGCAACTGAGGATTTTCGCTTTCTCAACAGCCTGCCGGGCCGTAAGCTGGTTCTCAAAGGAAACCACGACTATTGGTGGTCGACAAGGAGAAAAATCGAGGCCTTTCTGGAACAAAACGGTTTTTTCAGCATCAGCATCGTCCACAATAGCGCTGAAGCGGTTGGAAGCCTTGCTGTCTGCGGAACGCGAGGCTGGCTTTATGACGCGGAAAGTGCGGAAGACAAAAAAATTGTGAACCGTGAGGTCGGGCGTCTGAACGCTTCCATTGATGCGGCAGAGAAGACCGGAAAAAAGCCGGTTGTCTTTCTCCATTATCCGCCCGCTTACGGAGGGATGGAGTGCCGTGAGATTATGGATACCCTCGTGAAACGTGGGATAACCGATTGCTATTATGGCCATATCCACGGGAGCACCGCAGCAAAACGCTCTCCCATGGGGGAGTACAAAGGCGTTCGGATGCACCTTATCTCATGTGACTACCTCGGTTTTATGCCCCTTCGTGTAAATGAATAA